From Bdellovibrionota bacterium, the proteins below share one genomic window:
- the ilvA gene encoding threonine ammonia-lyase yields MISVQNIEEARQRIGRELRTTPLVPGPYTGKASSTAALKLENMQLTGSFKERGALNKLLLLKSGGGLRGIVASSAGNHAQAVSYHAARLGVHAVIFMPEDTALNKVLSTRRWGAEVMLEGRSFDEATAAAQDLAKLKNQAFIHAFDDPEIVAGQGTLGLELLEQFPDIDCVVIPVGGGGLAGGTAVALKERRPACRVVGVQAENYDFTFRAWKGSAAAKKSAAVPTIADGISMKKIGEVTLPILKKYLDDFVTVTEEEMANAILELLESSKILAEAAGAAAWAAITARKIGSIKGQTVAVVSGGNIDVNLIDRIIEKGLLKSGRLLRIDVVIPDRPGGLRTLAGILADLRANILQIHHDRASKEIALYTTGTELTLETRGKEHIDEILHTLKERGYDVQVRG; encoded by the coding sequence TTGATTTCGGTTCAGAATATCGAAGAGGCGCGTCAAAGGATAGGGAGAGAACTGCGGACCACACCGCTCGTTCCGGGGCCCTACACCGGGAAGGCTTCCTCCACGGCAGCGCTTAAACTGGAGAATATGCAACTGACCGGCTCGTTCAAGGAACGAGGCGCCCTCAACAAACTTCTTCTTTTGAAAAGCGGCGGAGGTCTGCGGGGGATCGTCGCTTCTTCCGCCGGGAACCATGCCCAGGCGGTATCGTACCACGCCGCGCGCCTGGGCGTGCACGCCGTGATTTTCATGCCGGAAGATACGGCGCTCAACAAAGTTCTGTCCACGCGCCGGTGGGGCGCGGAAGTCATGCTTGAGGGGAGGAGCTTCGACGAAGCGACGGCCGCGGCGCAAGATCTCGCCAAACTAAAGAACCAGGCCTTTATCCACGCCTTTGACGACCCGGAGATCGTCGCGGGGCAGGGGACGCTCGGTCTGGAACTTCTGGAGCAGTTTCCCGATATCGATTGTGTGGTGATTCCTGTGGGAGGCGGTGGCCTCGCCGGAGGGACGGCGGTCGCTCTCAAGGAAAGACGCCCTGCGTGCCGAGTCGTCGGCGTTCAAGCGGAGAACTACGATTTTACATTTCGAGCGTGGAAGGGATCGGCGGCTGCCAAGAAATCCGCTGCGGTGCCCACGATCGCCGATGGGATCTCCATGAAAAAAATTGGAGAGGTAACGCTGCCGATTTTGAAGAAGTATCTCGACGACTTTGTCACCGTAACCGAGGAAGAGATGGCCAATGCCATCCTCGAATTGCTGGAATCGTCGAAAATCCTGGCCGAAGCGGCCGGCGCAGCGGCCTGGGCGGCCATAACGGCCCGGAAGATCGGTTCCATAAAGGGACAGACAGTCGCTGTGGTGAGCGGCGGGAATATCGACGTGAATCTCATCGACCGGATCATCGAAAAGGGGCTTCTTAAAAGTGGGCGTCTCCTTCGAATCGACGTCGTCATCCCCGACCGGCCCGGGGGTCTTCGAACGCTGGCAGGGATCCTGGCCGATTTGCGCGCCAATATTCTCCAGATTCACCACGATCGGGCCTCCAAGGAAATAGCGCTATACACCACCGGGACCGAACTCACGCTCGAGACCCGGGGCAAGGAACATATCGACGAAATCCTCCACACCCTGAAAGAGCGCGGGTATGACGTGCAGGTTCGGGGGTGA
- a CDS encoding type II toxin-antitoxin system prevent-host-death family antitoxin, giving the protein MKGKLTVTISEFKAKALALIAETAKKGREYIVTKNGVPVARVSPIKPIQQGSRRGRLKGLAEIHGDIVHFDTSGDWEVLKT; this is encoded by the coding sequence ATGAAGGGAAAGCTCACAGTCACGATCAGCGAGTTTAAGGCGAAGGCTCTCGCATTGATCGCGGAAACGGCCAAGAAGGGCCGAGAATACATCGTGACCAAGAACGGCGTGCCCGTTGCGAGGGTCAGTCCGATTAAACCGATCCAGCAGGGGAGTCGACGGGGACGGTTGAAAGGGCTTGCCGAGATACACGGCGATATCGTTCATTTTGACACCTCCGGGGACTGGGAAGTGCTGAAAACTTGA
- a CDS encoding type II toxin-antitoxin system VapC family toxin, which yields MKFLLDTHVLLWWYLDVPKLPDQFKRLLDGTERAGEGIGVSIITLWEIAKLTVARKFMLSLSIDQWFRELEEDPLVHLLPLNGAIVLDSTRLGGRFPNDPADQLIAATARTYGLSLMTVDGGIRESGVVRVADI from the coding sequence TTGAAGTTTCTGCTGGATACCCACGTTCTTCTTTGGTGGTACCTCGACGTTCCCAAACTGCCCGACCAGTTTAAACGGCTTTTGGATGGAACGGAACGGGCCGGGGAAGGGATCGGCGTGTCCATTATTACTCTGTGGGAAATAGCTAAACTTACCGTCGCAAGAAAATTTATGCTTTCGTTGTCCATCGACCAATGGTTCCGGGAACTCGAAGAAGATCCGCTCGTACATCTCCTGCCGTTGAATGGCGCGATTGTCCTGGATAGCACTCGCCTCGGCGGTCGGTTCCCGAACGATCCGGCTGATCAATTGATTGCGGCAACGGCGCGGACATATGGGCTTTCGCTCATGACGGTGGACGGGGGAATACGGGAGTCCGGCGTCGTTCGCGTGGCTGATATCTAA
- a CDS encoding inositol monophosphatase family protein — translation MERVAVRASQRAATILRKYYRSGAASVHKGAVNLLTKADVESQNIIVKTLQSAFPSHSILAEENEQGHKESLDGPIWVVDPLDGTTNFAHGFPVFAISIAFREHGEMKFALVHQPILHELFLAHRGRGATLNGKKIHVSRQDDFSKTLLATGFPYDRRTSPENNLDLFGYFELKALCVRRAGAAAVDLAYLACGRFDGFWEPKLAPWDIAAGMLLVEEAGGIVSDYRGAPLSDLWCNEIVAANNSAIHHELVEGIGAVRARRTS, via the coding sequence TTGGAACGAGTCGCGGTTCGCGCCTCCCAACGCGCTGCGACGATCCTTCGAAAGTATTACCGAAGCGGTGCCGCCTCCGTTCACAAGGGTGCCGTCAACCTTTTGACGAAAGCCGATGTCGAATCGCAGAACATCATCGTGAAAACTCTGCAGTCGGCTTTTCCGAGTCATTCGATTTTGGCGGAGGAGAACGAACAGGGGCATAAAGAATCGCTCGACGGGCCGATTTGGGTCGTCGATCCGCTGGATGGGACGACGAATTTCGCTCACGGCTTTCCCGTGTTCGCCATCTCGATCGCATTTCGTGAACACGGAGAGATGAAATTCGCCCTCGTGCACCAGCCGATTCTTCACGAACTCTTTCTGGCGCACCGAGGACGGGGTGCCACATTGAACGGGAAAAAAATTCACGTCTCGCGCCAAGACGATTTCTCCAAGACCCTTTTAGCGACCGGTTTTCCCTATGACCGGAGAACCTCTCCGGAAAATAACCTGGATCTCTTCGGTTATTTCGAGCTCAAAGCCTTGTGTGTCCGGCGCGCCGGCGCCGCTGCGGTGGATCTTGCCTATCTTGCGTGCGGGCGATTCGACGGTTTCTGGGAGCCGAAACTGGCGCCCTGGGATATCGCCGCCGGAATGCTTTTGGTTGAGGAGGCGGGAGGGATCGTCAGCGATTATCGGGGAGCGCCGCTCAGCGATCTTTGGTGCAACGAAATCGTCGCCGCCAACAACTCCGCGATTCATCACGAGCTCGTCGAAGGGATCGGCGCCGTTCGGGCACGACGCACTTCTTAG
- a CDS encoding sigma 54-interacting transcriptional regulator, which translates to MEQEKTLPKYRTGRGPEDAVPPQRAYLLAVSGPHAGTVFTLADGKMFAGRHPNAEICLNDSQVSRRHAQFITADGETKVVDLGSTNGTFVNGDRLSGEHTLVDDDEIQIGATGFKFSIQNPIDGQRLGLRSHGYFESRVSEELDRASRYKRPLSVLMVALDTNAENPEEREQILRGRYPKVVEYLRTMIRTMDLLAHYGKFELELLLPETDKKEALRLGQRMTTDRTADRQLILNVGMATFPEDGRSADVLIEKSRSALKQARQQKNEHIAQVKDDVRRVMVSNKEVIIKSEKMGQLFELAERIAKSTITVLIQGETGVGKEVVAEAIHANSERKDKPLVCVNCAALTETLLESELFGHEKGSFTGADQLKIGLFESAKGGSIFLDEIGEMPQKTQAKLLRVLQSKKIMRVGSNREIDTDVRIIAATNRKLEELVAKGQFREDLFYRLNAATIVVPPLRERRDEIPYLVQAFIEECCEENRFPVRQIAPDAMDLLVRYHWPGNIRELKNAIERAVVISEGDTIYKDALTSKLTTDSFEYVEPPRSFSGSTVTVGPTAVGDLKDVVEAYERDIIINALKRVNWNQTKAADLLNLPRRTLVSKIKKYDIKRS; encoded by the coding sequence ATGGAACAAGAAAAAACTCTCCCCAAGTATCGAACCGGCAGGGGTCCGGAAGATGCTGTCCCCCCCCAGCGTGCCTATCTTCTCGCTGTATCCGGGCCGCACGCGGGTACGGTCTTTACATTAGCCGATGGAAAGATGTTCGCCGGGCGGCACCCCAATGCCGAGATTTGTCTCAATGATAGTCAGGTCTCTCGGAGGCATGCGCAATTTATAACCGCCGACGGAGAGACAAAGGTCGTCGACCTCGGGAGTACGAACGGCACATTTGTGAACGGGGACCGTCTTTCCGGTGAGCATACTTTGGTCGACGACGACGAGATTCAGATCGGCGCCACCGGATTTAAATTCTCGATTCAAAACCCGATCGATGGTCAAAGACTAGGGCTTCGAAGCCACGGTTATTTTGAAAGTCGCGTGTCCGAAGAACTCGATCGAGCTTCCCGTTACAAACGGCCGCTCTCCGTTCTCATGGTTGCACTCGATACGAACGCCGAAAACCCCGAGGAACGTGAACAGATTCTCCGGGGACGCTACCCGAAGGTGGTCGAATATCTTCGCACGATGATTCGCACGATGGACCTTCTGGCCCACTACGGAAAATTCGAGCTCGAACTTCTTCTTCCGGAAACCGACAAAAAAGAAGCGCTTCGTCTGGGTCAGCGGATGACCACCGACCGAACCGCCGATCGTCAACTCATTCTTAACGTGGGAATGGCCACGTTCCCCGAGGACGGCCGGAGCGCCGACGTGTTGATCGAGAAATCGCGGAGCGCGTTGAAACAAGCCCGCCAGCAAAAGAACGAACACATCGCCCAGGTGAAAGACGATGTTCGCCGCGTGATGGTGTCGAACAAAGAGGTGATCATCAAGAGCGAAAAGATGGGGCAGTTGTTCGAGTTGGCCGAACGGATCGCCAAATCCACGATTACAGTTCTTATTCAAGGCGAAACGGGCGTCGGAAAAGAAGTCGTGGCGGAGGCCATTCATGCCAACAGTGAGCGCAAGGACAAACCCCTGGTCTGCGTGAACTGCGCGGCTTTGACCGAGACCCTTTTGGAAAGCGAACTCTTCGGCCATGAGAAGGGATCCTTCACCGGAGCGGACCAGCTCAAAATCGGTCTCTTTGAATCGGCCAAGGGAGGGTCGATCTTCCTGGATGAAATCGGAGAGATGCCTCAAAAAACGCAGGCGAAACTCCTTCGTGTGCTGCAGTCGAAGAAGATCATGCGCGTCGGTTCCAATCGGGAAATCGATACGGACGTTCGCATCATCGCCGCCACGAACCGAAAGCTGGAGGAACTGGTCGCCAAGGGACAATTTCGAGAGGATCTTTTTTATCGCCTCAATGCCGCGACGATCGTCGTTCCGCCTCTGCGCGAGCGGCGGGATGAAATTCCCTATCTCGTTCAGGCCTTCATCGAAGAGTGCTGCGAGGAAAACCGGTTTCCGGTTCGGCAGATCGCGCCCGACGCGATGGACCTCTTGGTTCGGTATCACTGGCCGGGGAACATCCGCGAGCTCAAGAATGCCATCGAACGCGCGGTCGTAATCTCCGAGGGCGACACGATCTACAAAGACGCCCTTACGAGCAAGCTGACGACCGACTCGTTTGAGTACGTGGAGCCCCCCCGGTCGTTCAGCGGAAGCACCGTCACGGTCGGCCCCACCGCCGTCGGCGATCTGAAGGATGTCGTCGAGGCCTACGAACGGGACATCATCATCAACGCCCTCAAACGGGTGAATTGGAACCAGACCAAGGCGGCGGATCTTCTCAATCTTCCGCGGCGGACGCTGGTTTCCAAGATCAAAAAATACGACATTAAACGGAGCTAA
- a CDS encoding TIGR02266 family protein yields the protein MSGSESEQRGSKRIPVKLKVDCQCEGNFLFENATNISEHGIFIETTEPMSAGTMVDLQFTLPEERKAVEVLGEVIWTNPVRPNRQQNHNPGMGIRFVNMKEVDKEKILTLIKRIAVL from the coding sequence ATGAGTGGTTCCGAGTCCGAACAACGGGGTTCCAAGCGAATCCCCGTAAAACTAAAGGTGGATTGTCAGTGCGAGGGGAATTTCCTCTTCGAGAACGCCACCAACATCAGCGAACATGGGATCTTTATTGAAACCACGGAACCGATGTCGGCCGGCACGATGGTCGATCTTCAGTTCACGTTACCCGAAGAGCGAAAGGCGGTCGAAGTGCTCGGCGAGGTGATTTGGACGAACCCCGTTCGCCCGAACCGGCAACAGAATCACAACCCGGGAATGGGAATCCGCTTCGTCAACATGAAAGAAGTGGATAAAGAGAAGATTCTCACGCTGATCAAGCGAATCGCTGTCTTATAA
- a CDS encoding PilZ domain-containing protein: MRGREKRKYPRIEAKIKVGFRTVEDLVSEYAKNISKGGIFLKTDRLVDPNAEIDLTLQFPNGLGEYQIRGRVTRLMSMSHPADPEIQLYGIGVQFLSPDPEFIRAIEKVVQKRKPSSE, encoded by the coding sequence GTGAGAGGCCGGGAAAAACGGAAGTACCCACGAATTGAAGCCAAAATAAAGGTGGGGTTTCGAACGGTTGAGGACCTTGTTTCCGAATACGCCAAGAACATCAGCAAGGGCGGTATTTTTCTTAAGACCGATCGCCTGGTGGATCCGAACGCTGAAATCGATCTCACACTCCAATTTCCCAACGGTCTCGGCGAGTATCAGATCCGCGGGCGCGTTACACGTCTGATGAGCATGAGCCATCCGGCCGATCCTGAAATTCAGCTCTATGGAATCGGCGTACAGTTCTTGAGTCCGGATCCGGAATTCATCCGCGCCATCGAAAAAGTGGTTCAAAAACGGAAGCCTTCTTCGGAGTAG